The genomic interval GACAGACCACCTCACCGGACTCGACGACGCCGCGGACGACGAGGCGGCCGCCATCGTCGCCGCCGTGCGCGCACATCTCCGAGCGCAGGCCGCCGCCCGCGCCGCCGACGAGGAGACAGAGGAGACGTGGGACGGCGAGCGATGGGCGTTCGCCGGCCGACTCGACGGAACGGGGATGCGCGGCGTGCGCCGTCGCGTCCCGCTCGACGCGCCTCGCGACGCGTGGGCCGCGTCGGGTCGCTCGGACCGCTTCTGACCGCTCCGCGTCGTCGTCCGACGCGACCGCGGTCGT from Halomarina salina carries:
- a CDS encoding acc operon protein yields the protein MTDHLTGLDDAADDEAAAIVAAVRAHLRAQAAARAADEETEETWDGERWAFAGRLDGTGMRGVRRRVPLDAPRDAWAASGRSDRF